In Erigeron canadensis isolate Cc75 chromosome 1, C_canadensis_v1, whole genome shotgun sequence, a single window of DNA contains:
- the LOC122580321 gene encoding putative F-box protein At1g67623, with protein MESRKANCVSLSIGKSKLMKRRRSPRRPVVGSLPEDLLIDVLGRVASSSFTDLFNAKLCCRDFLGAAEDESIFQHVSIDKFPVIHWFPPSNELLLFLNRCIDKGNPEAMFRQGMIEFFSLARIETGLEYLKKASEKGHVEATYVYGMILLSRGGQSSQQGLNILNSMKISRSKYLKIRECRAKIKAVIREMWINNSISLNEVGCNCEERNKIYIKKRKFDEEEDIDVLSCDACGWYREVISFCKIVDGVV; from the exons ATGGAAAGTAGAAAGGCGAACTGTGTTTCATTATCAATCGGAAAAAGTAAATTAATGAAACGCCGCCGATCGCCACGGCGACCGGTGGTCGGATCTCTTCCCGAAGATTTGCTGATTGATGTACTTGGTCGCGTGGCATCATCTTCATTCACAGATTTATTTAATGCTAAATTATG TTGTAGAGATTTTCTTGGAGCAGCAGAAGACGAGTCCATCTTTCAACATGTTTCAATTGATAAGTTTCCTGTTATTCATTGGTTTCCTCCAAGCAATGAACTTCTTTTGTTCCTAAATCGATGCATTGATAAAGGGAATCCTGAGGCGATGTTCAGGCAAGGAATG ATTGAGTTCTTCAGTCTTGCAAGGATAGAAACAGGACTTGAGTACTTGAAAAAGGCCAGCGAGAAAGGACATGTTGAGGCAACATACGTTTACGGTATGATTCTACTCTCTAGAGGTGGCCAATCGAGTCAACAAGGCTTGAATATTTTAAATTCAATGAAAATATCAAGATCCAAATATTTGAAAATACGCGAGTGTAGAGCTAAAATCAAAGCAGTTATTAGAGAAATGTGGATTAATAATTCGATCTCACTAAATGAGGTCGGATGCAACTGtgaagaaagaaacaaaatctatatcaaaaaaagaaaattcgACGAGGAGGAAGATATAGATGTATTAAGTTGTGACGCTTGTGGGTGGTATCGAGAGGTCATCTCATTCTGCAAAATAGTAGACGGTGTCGTGTAG
- the LOC122604909 gene encoding TLC domain-containing protein At5g14285-like produces the protein METSNLEGSLLLYFTLMYISIYLLGYSTLFKNWDSKKRPDASSCLTSLAHGTPAVFLSIYANFLHTQIPQAHFAAQNTPFQALVLDFSIAYFLIDTSHYLIFTPNDHLFIAHHLAVLYVFITCRYVVHYGGFAILLLLILAEVTSLLQNIWCLARYRKDEVAVAARLHSGLSPYFYGFYTVVRGVFGPFLVCKMMVFYLNGGGNDVIPVWAWVSWMVVIVSAIFVSVLWVSNLWLKFFKERSKIKKLS, from the coding sequence ATGGAAACTTCAAATCTTGAGGGATCATTACTTCTCTACTTCACTCTCatgtatatttctatatatctattggGTTACTCAACACTATTCAAGAATTGGGATTCCAAGAAAAGGCCAGATGCATCAAGTTGTCTAACCTCTCTAGCTCATGGCACCCCAGCAGTCTTTCTATCAATCTATGCAAACTttttacacacacaaatacCACAAGCCCACTTTGCAGCCCAAAACACACCATTCCAAGCCTTAGTTCTTGATTTCAGCATTGCATACTTCCTCATAGACACTTCACATTACTTAATCTTCACCCCAAATGATCACTTATTCATTGCACATCACTTAGCAGTTCTCTACGTTTTCATAACATGCCGATATGTTGTCCATTATGGCGGTTTTGCCATCCTTCTACTCCTTATCTTGGCAGAAGTCACTAGTCTTCTTCAGAACATATGGTGTCTAGCTAGATACCGAAAAGATGAGGTGGCCGTGGCGGCAAGGTTGCACAGTGGTTTATCCCCTTACTTTTACGGGTTTTACACGGTTGTTAGAGGGGTTTTCGGGCCATTTCTTGTGTGTAAAATGATGGTGTTTTACTTGAATGGTGGTGGAAATGATGTGATTCCCGTGTGGGCTTGGGTTTCTTGGATGGTTGTGATTGTTAGTGCTATTTTTGTTAGTGTCTTGTGGGTTTCTAACCTATGGTTAAAGTTCTTTAAAGAAAGAAGCAAGATAAAGAAATTAAGTTAG
- the LOC122580023 gene encoding serine/threonine-protein phosphatase 6 regulatory ankyrin repeat subunit B-like, with product MAPSYFPLRWESTGDQWWYASPIDLAAANGHYDLVRELLHFDTNLLIKLTSLRRIRRLETVWDDEEQFNDVAKNRSKVAKNLLLAGEPKNDHGHNSLIRAGYGGWLLYTAASAGDLVFVKELLKRDPLLVFGEGEYGVTDILYAAARSKNFEVFNVLIDFSLWSKGEEIGSVFKLEMMNRAVHAAARGGSLEILKQLVEDCDDVLMYRDLQGSTLLHSASGRGQTEVVKYLVESYDIISSTDSQGNTALHIAAYNGHLPVVELLISSSPSLITSTNNYGDTFLHMTVAGFRTPGFRRVDQQIKLMKHLVSGRIVNIEDLINFKNNDGRTPLHIAIIENIHSDLVELLMSVRYIDLNIRDVDRLTPLDLLRQRPKSASSEILIKRLISAGGISNYNDYMTRTALASHLKTHGIGGSPGTSFRVPDAEIIFYICADNDKESIYSGELSQFNSPTRSYSGYRNREPTSAARRLKLLFGLARKKEEEDDDRDSLDSFQLRKGKLDNGPVSIREKYMKSSNPNNKRLFTPSPSTKKKFSARLTHGVLQVNSASSQCSGSSWSSCSEDEDDAYRSTKSGPLTSTRSSLNPWVNRDKTKFHRRQSSLSKVLMNQVFCFGAQGIAVDEPIKRPNPRQTYIGSTA from the exons ATGGCTCCATCATATTTTCCATTAAGATGGGAAAGCACAGGTGATCAATGGTGGTATGCATCACCAATAGATTTAGCAGCTGCAAATGGTCACTATGATTTAGTCAGGGAGCTTCTTCATTTTGACACAAACCTCCTTATAAAACTAACATCCCTTCGCCGAATAAGGCGACTCGAAACGGTGTGGGATGATGAGGAACAGTTCAATGATGTTGCTAAAAACAGATCAAAAGTGGCCAAAAATTTACTTCTTGCAGGTGAACCTAAAAATGACCATGGCCATAATTCTTTAATAAGAGCTGGTTATGGTGGTTGGCTTCTATACACAGCTGCATCAGCTGGTGATTTAGTGTTTGTTAAAGAGTTATTGAAAAGGGATCCATTGCTTGTTTTTGGTGAAGGGGAGTATGGTGTTACTGATATATTATATGCAGCTGCAAGAAGCAAGAATTTTGAGGTTTTTAATGTGTTAATTGATTTTTCTTTGTGGTCAAAAGGTGAGGAAATTGGGTCTGTTTTTAAGTTAGAAATGATGAATAGGGCTGTTCATGCTGCTGCTAGAGGTGGAAGTCTTGAAATCTTGAAACAACTTGTTGAAGATTGTGATGATGTTTTGATGTATAGAGATTTGCAAGGTTCTACTTTGTTGCATTCTGCTTCTGGAAGAGGTCAAACTGAG GTTGTAAAGTATCTAGTCGAATCTTATGATATAATCAGCTCGACTGACTCTCAAGGCAACACTGCATTACACATTGCTGCCTATAACGGTCACTTACCCGTGGTCGAGCTTTTGATATCATCATCTCCTTCATTAATCACGTCAACCAACAACTACGGCGACACTTTTCTTCACATGACAGTTGCAGGATTCAGAACACCAGGGTTCCGACGAGTTGACCAACAGATAAAACTCATGAAACATCTTGTGAGTGGGAGAATCGTAAACATCGAGGACCTTATCAATTTTAAGAATAATGATGGTCGAACGCCTCTTCACATTGCTATAATTGAGAACATCCATTCTGACTTGGTGGAACTTCTCATGAGCGTTAGATATATCGACTTAAATATCAGAGACGTTGATCGGCTGACCCCACTTGATCTCCTTAGACAACGGCCGAAATCAGCCTCTTCTGAGATACTGATAAAAAGGCTGATTTCGGCTGGAGGGATCTCAAATTATAATGATTACATGACGAGGACTGCCCTCGCATCCCATTTGAAAACACACGGGATTGGGGGCAGTCCTGGAACTTCATTCAGGGTTCCTGATGCTGAGatcattttctatatatgtGCTGATAATGATAAGGAGTCAATTTATTCGGGTGAACTAAGTCAATTTAATTCACCTACCCGATCATACTCGGGGTATCGTAATCGGGAACCAACTAGTGCTGCTAGACGATTAAAGCTTCTTTTCGGGTTGGCccgaaagaaagaagaagaagatgatgatcgTGATTCTTTAGATTCTTTCCAGTTAAGGAAGGGTAAGCTTGACAATGGGCCAGTTTCAATTCgagaaaaatatatgaaaagctcaaatccaaacaacaaaaGGTTGTTTACACCTAGCCCGTCGACAAAGAAAAAGTTCTCCGCCAGGCTAACCCATGGGGTCCTACAAGTCAACTCAGCTTCTAGCCAATGTTCGGGTTCATCTTGGTCTTCGTGTTCAGAAGACGAAGATGATGCGTATAGGTCCACAAAAAGCGGACCACTGACCTCTACGAGGTCTAGCTTAAACCCATGGGTTAACCGTGACAAAACAAAGTTCCATAGGCGACAGTCTTCGTTGAGCAAGGTCTTGATGAACCAAGTGTTCTGTTTCGGTGCACAAGGTATAGCCGTGGACGAACCAATCAAGCGCCCGAACCCGCGTCAAACCTACATTGGTTCAACGGCTTGA